In Acinonyx jubatus isolate Ajub_Pintada_27869175 chromosome B3, VMU_Ajub_asm_v1.0, whole genome shotgun sequence, a genomic segment contains:
- the ELL3 gene encoding RNA polymerase II elongation factor ELL3 isoform X1 encodes MEAPQELLSGKLQLCFTPAAGTSLLMLRLNDAALRALQECRRQQVRPVIAFQGNRGYLRFPGPGWSCLFSFIVSQCGQEGPGGLDLVYQRLGRSGPNHLHCLGPLRERLTIWAAMDSIPAPSSVQRHNLTDSARDRESWQNIGDYSEEDTVSQPQMALKEVPDPLASSQRQSLPGSSEEHMAQWEVRNQTHLPNREPDQALPSSASQKHSDKKRPAPATTRKLKEKRLRTLPLAPSPLQALPSEDLQEGDWEQEDKDEDMGSRLEHSPSVQADSESPSPEEVPDYLLQYTAIHSAEQQHAYEQDFEMDYTEYRILHARVGAASQRFRELGAEIKRVQQGTPEHKVLEEKIVQEYKKFRKRYPGYREEKRRCEYLHQKLSHIKGLILEFEEKNRGS; translated from the exons ATGGAGGCACCCCAGGAGCTTCTGAGTGGGAAGCTCCAACTCTGCTTCACCCCCGCTGCCGGGACCAGCCTCCTGATGCTCAGGCTGAACGACGCGGCGTTGCGGGCGCTGCAAGAGTGTCGGCGGCAACAG GTTCGGCCAGTGATCGCTTTCCAAGGCAACCGAGGG TATCTAAGGTTCCCAGGACCTGGCTGGTCCTGCCTCTTCTCCTTCATAGTGTCCCAGTGTGGCCAAGAGGGCCCTGGTGGCTTGGACCTTGTGTACCAACGCTTAGGCAG ATCTGGGCCTAACCACCTCCACTGCCTGGGCCCACTCAGGGAACGCCTCACTATTTGGGCAGCCATGGATTCCATCCCTGCCCCATCTTCAGTTCAGAGACACAACCTAACTGACAGTGCCAGAGATCGTGAGAGTTGGCAGAACATAGGAGACTATTCTGAGGAAGACACAGTTTCACAGCCACAAATGGCACTAAAAGAG GTGCCAGATCCACTGGCAAGCAGCCAAAGACAGTCACTCCCAGGATCCTCAGAGGAACACATGGCACAGTGGGAAGTGAG AAACCAGACCCATCTTCCAAACAGAGAACCTGATCAGGCACTGCCTTCCTCAGCTAGCCAGAAACATTCGGACAAG AAGCGCCCAGCACCTGCAACCactagaaaactaaaagaaaagaggCTCAGAACCCTGCCTTTAGCTCCAAGTCCCCTACAAGCACTGCCCAGTGAGGACCTGCAAGAGGGAGATTGGGAGCAAGAAGATAAAGATGAAGACATGGGCTCCAGGCTGGAACACAGTCCCTCAGTTCAAGCAG ATTCTGAATCCCCAAGCCCTGAAGAAGTACCAGATTATCTCCT GCAATACACAGCCATCCACAGTGCAGAGCAGCAACATGCTTATGAGCAGGACTTTGAGATGGATTATACTGAATACCGCATCCTCCATGCTCGTGTTGGGGCTGCAAGCCAAAGGTTCAGAGAGCTGGGAGCGGAGATCAAGAGAGTTCAGCAAGGAACTCCAGAACATAAG gtGCTGGAAGAAAAAATAGTCCAGGAATATAAGAAGTTCAGGAAG CGGTATCCAGGTTACAGGGAAGAAAAGCGTCGCTGTGAGTACCTGCATCAGAAATTGTCCCACATTAAAGGTCTCATCCTGGagtttgaggaaaaaaacagGGGCAGCTGA
- the ELL3 gene encoding RNA polymerase II elongation factor ELL3 isoform X2 produces MKVRPVIAFQGNRGYLRFPGPGWSCLFSFIVSQCGQEGPGGLDLVYQRLGRSGPNHLHCLGPLRERLTIWAAMDSIPAPSSVQRHNLTDSARDRESWQNIGDYSEEDTVSQPQMALKEVPDPLASSQRQSLPGSSEEHMAQWEVRNQTHLPNREPDQALPSSASQKHSDKKRPAPATTRKLKEKRLRTLPLAPSPLQALPSEDLQEGDWEQEDKDEDMGSRLEHSPSVQADSESPSPEEVPDYLLQYTAIHSAEQQHAYEQDFEMDYTEYRILHARVGAASQRFRELGAEIKRVQQGTPEHKVLEEKIVQEYKKFRKRYPGYREEKRRCEYLHQKLSHIKGLILEFEEKNRGS; encoded by the exons GTTCGGCCAGTGATCGCTTTCCAAGGCAACCGAGGG TATCTAAGGTTCCCAGGACCTGGCTGGTCCTGCCTCTTCTCCTTCATAGTGTCCCAGTGTGGCCAAGAGGGCCCTGGTGGCTTGGACCTTGTGTACCAACGCTTAGGCAG ATCTGGGCCTAACCACCTCCACTGCCTGGGCCCACTCAGGGAACGCCTCACTATTTGGGCAGCCATGGATTCCATCCCTGCCCCATCTTCAGTTCAGAGACACAACCTAACTGACAGTGCCAGAGATCGTGAGAGTTGGCAGAACATAGGAGACTATTCTGAGGAAGACACAGTTTCACAGCCACAAATGGCACTAAAAGAG GTGCCAGATCCACTGGCAAGCAGCCAAAGACAGTCACTCCCAGGATCCTCAGAGGAACACATGGCACAGTGGGAAGTGAG AAACCAGACCCATCTTCCAAACAGAGAACCTGATCAGGCACTGCCTTCCTCAGCTAGCCAGAAACATTCGGACAAG AAGCGCCCAGCACCTGCAACCactagaaaactaaaagaaaagaggCTCAGAACCCTGCCTTTAGCTCCAAGTCCCCTACAAGCACTGCCCAGTGAGGACCTGCAAGAGGGAGATTGGGAGCAAGAAGATAAAGATGAAGACATGGGCTCCAGGCTGGAACACAGTCCCTCAGTTCAAGCAG ATTCTGAATCCCCAAGCCCTGAAGAAGTACCAGATTATCTCCT GCAATACACAGCCATCCACAGTGCAGAGCAGCAACATGCTTATGAGCAGGACTTTGAGATGGATTATACTGAATACCGCATCCTCCATGCTCGTGTTGGGGCTGCAAGCCAAAGGTTCAGAGAGCTGGGAGCGGAGATCAAGAGAGTTCAGCAAGGAACTCCAGAACATAAG gtGCTGGAAGAAAAAATAGTCCAGGAATATAAGAAGTTCAGGAAG CGGTATCCAGGTTACAGGGAAGAAAAGCGTCGCTGTGAGTACCTGCATCAGAAATTGTCCCACATTAAAGGTCTCATCCTGGagtttgaggaaaaaaacagGGGCAGCTGA